A window of the Tiliqua scincoides isolate rTilSci1 chromosome 5, rTilSci1.hap2, whole genome shotgun sequence genome harbors these coding sequences:
- the LOC136653597 gene encoding olfactory receptor 6X1-like: MDLNNCSRATEFILLGFPHIWGMNVTLFAVVLLLYILSIAGNGLIIVMVRLSHQLQKPMYFFLSNLSFLEMWYTTAVVPKMLANLVSAKTTICFYCCMAQSYFHFLFGITEFYILTLMSFDRYLAICQPLRYNTIMTPSVCYQLALCAWFGGFLTILLQTILVVRLPFCNSNVVNHFYCDIGPMLKIAGGNTELIEALGFLIAVAVILTSLLLTVVSYIFIISTILRIPSTSGRQRAFSTCASHLTVVSILYGAVLFIYLRPTAMHSSFSLNKAVSVLNTVITPVLNPFIYTIRNNEVKEALRKALGRY; encoded by the coding sequence ATGGATTTGAACAACTGTTCGCGGGCGACAGAATTCATTCTCCTTGGATTCCCCCACATTTGGGGAATGAATGTCACTCTGTTCGCAGTAGTCCTGTTGCTCTACATTTTGTCCATAGCAGGGAACGGCCTCATCATTGTGATGGTGCGGCTCAGCCACCAACTCCAGAAGCCAATGTATTTTTTCCTTAGCAACCTCTCTTTCCTTGAGATGTGGTACACCACGGCTGTGGTCCCCAAGATGTTGGCCAACCTCGTCTCAGCCAAGACCACCATCTGCTTCTACTGCTGCATGGCGCAGTCCTACTTCCACTTCCTCTTTGGCATCACCGAGTTCTACATCCTCACGCTCATGTCCTTTGATCGGTATTTAGCCATCTGCCAGCCACTGAGGTACAACACCATCATGACCCCCAGCGTTTGCTATCAGCTTGCGCTGTGTGCCTGGTTTGGGGGCTTTTTGACCATTCTTTTACAGACCATCTTGGTGGTAAGGCTTCCCTTTTGCAACTCCAATGTAGTCAACCATTTTTACTGTGACATCGGACCCATGCTGAAGATTGCAGGTGGGAACACAGAACTCATTGAAGCTCTTGGCTTCCTGATTGCTGTTGCGGTTATACTGACCTCTCTGCTCCTAACGGTGGTATCTTATATCTTCATCATTTCCACAATTCTCCGCATTCCTTCAACCAGTGGACGGCAGAGGGCCTTCTCCACCTGTGCCTCTCATCTGACTGTGGTCAGCATCTTGTATGGGGCAGTCCTTTTCATCTACTTGAGGCCAACAGCCATGCACTCTTCTTTCAGCCTCAACAAAGCTGTCTCTGTGCTGAACACGGTCATCACCCCAGTGCTAAACCCTTTCATATACACCATCAGGAACAATGAAGTCAAAGAAGCTTTACGGAAAGCCTTAGGAAGGTATTGA
- the LOC136653598 gene encoding olfactory receptor 6X1-like translates to MGKEKVEVVAAAAGILFLFSKWKRIREPMEVGSVGSSLEGGGRQSLYGNPKVMDLSNCSQVTEFIVLGLPHLEKMNSTLFVVVLLLYLLCITGNGLIIVTVILDHHLQTPMYFFLCNFSVIEIGHTTAFMPKMLANLMSGTTTICFNCCMAQFFFYFVFGSTEFFILAVMSFDRYLAICKPLRYNSIMTSNVCLQLALVAWCGGFFSILLEFLMLVRLPFCSSNIINHFYCDFGPLLKIAGGDTKHIEVLFFLVGSAITLTSLLLTVLSYIFITITILRMSSSSGRQKAFSTCASHLAVVSILYGAVIFIYLRPTVKTSALSLNKVVAILNMMVAPVLNPFIYTIRNHDVKEALRKAFGRKT, encoded by the exons ATGGGCAAAGAGAAGGTTGAGGTGGTGGCGGCGGCTGCTGGGATCCTCTTCCTATTCAGCAAGTGGAAGAGAATCAGAGAGCCAATGGAAGTGGGCTCTGTTGGCAgcagcctggaagggggtggcaggcaaAG TCTTTATGGAAACCCCAAAGTTATGGATTTGAGCAACTGTTCACAAGTGACAGAGTTCATTGTCCTTGGATTGCCACACCTGGAGAAAATGAACAGCACCTTGTTCGTCGTCGTACTCCTGCTGTACCTCTTGTGCATCACCGGTAACGGTCTCATCATTGTCACGGTGATACTGGACCACCACCTCCAGACACCAATGTACTTCTTCCTTTGCAACTTCTCAGTCATTGAGATTGGACACACCACTGCATTCATGCCCAAGATGTTGGCCAACCTCATGTCAGGAACAACCACGATCTGCTTCAACTGCTGCATGGCGCAGTTTTTTTTCTACTTCGTCTTTGGTTCCACAGAGTTCTTCATTCTGGCCGTCATGTCCTTCGATAGGTACTTAGCCATCTGCAAACCACTGAGGTACAACTCCATCATGACTTCCAATGTCTGTCTTCAGCTTGCACTTGTTGCTTGGTGTGGGGGATTTTTCTCCATCCTTCTTGAATTCCTAATGTTAGTGAGGCTTCCCTTCTGCAGCTCGAATATCATCAACCACTTCTACTGTGACTTTGGCCCACTGCTGAAGATTGCAGGTGGGGACACCAAGCACATTGAAGTCCTTTTCTTTCTCGTTGGTTCTGCCATCACGCTGACTTCTCTGCTCCTGACAGTGTTATCCTACATCTTCATCACCATCACAATCCTCCGCATGTCTTCAAGCAGTGGGCGGcagaaggccttctccacctGTGCCTCTCACCTCGCTGTGGTCAGTATCTTATATGGGGCTGTCATTTTCATTTACTTAAGACCCACTGTCAAAACGTCTGCTCTCAGCCTTAACAAAGTGGTTGCCATATTGAATATGATGGTTGCACCAGTACTAAATCCTTTCATATACACTATCAGAAATCACGATGTCAAAGAAGCCCTACGGAAAGCCTTTGGAAGAAAGACATAG